The following nucleotide sequence is from Mangifera indica cultivar Alphonso chromosome 17, CATAS_Mindica_2.1, whole genome shotgun sequence.
agttttattggtatAGTGTTTATGGTAGATTTTAatgtacttaaaattttaaaattattatttcattgtCATTACGATGATTTTTATAATCTATAAATACCAACATAAttgtcattaattaattaaaaatacaatacaatattttaataaaattacaatattaatcTTAATCATTACTAAATGAGAGCATATGAAAGCATCAAGTGATTGTTATATTGGTAAAATTATATCACTTTCTATAGTTAGAAATCATTACAAGTTTAACCTATTTAACCATCTGTTGGCATAAAAATGTTTACAACTAACTACTCCATAACATGCCAAATCAGTTGTAAACCCCAATTTTCACACTTTATATATCTTCATTGAGTTAGACGTGACAAGATCAATTCTATCAATCACACTTTCCATTTCAACAGAATCCCAACTCCTTATATATAGTAATCATGATACATTGCTTGCAGCAACGCTCTGATTTTATTATGAAGTAGAAAAACAGATTTTGGTTGTCTTATTTCTATTTCGACTTACTACATAAATCTGAAGAAAAACTCACTCAGTGATTTCCTGTACAATTATCACCAATTTACCTGATGATAACCTCTGTGGCCATAAACGCCACCTCTAACAGCATTCTGTAGTGAGAAATCGAACCAGAGTTTTATGGGTTTTCAGACAACATCGCAACTGTGTCTATCCATACCTTTCCCTGCCACACTTCTCCAATACTAACCTAAAAATTAAGGTGAAAATTCCAGGGCACAGGCCACCGCAAAATTCATTTCTCATTGGTATCAAAAAGCCAAAACTTAACATCTATCCAATGCTTCCGTGCTTCTATCTTTAGGTGCATTTCTACGGAATAGACCCTTGAAAATTGCAAAAACTGCAATAAAAGCAATTTCCATATGCTCTGAGCTAGTCAATTTTATACCAACCTGTCCCATTTTCCTGCTATTTAGATTACCATTGACCGACATTTTCATCCCTCGACTTGGCCGGAACTCAGATTGGAAAACTCCACCTAATACTAGCTCTTTATTATAAGAGAGAGCTGTCATTGTCAAACTGATGCTGTCATTCCTCACTGGGTAGTCTCTCCCTCTTAAAATTGCTTCAAAACTCCCGCCATATGCAGCTTGTCCTGGACCCCCCATTCGGCCAGCATTCATTACCAACTTCAGTCGTTTCCCAATCAGTAAGGCATCTTCAAGCTTTGTGCCAAGATAATACTTGTTCCCAAAAGATGTCAAAGAAACCCCCAAGTCAGTAACATTCTGCTTGAGATTCCTCATTTTTGTGTTGCTGTGAATTGTATAGATCAGATCTTTACCAGCAGATTGAACATCCAGACCAACACAGTAAGTAGGCCCCTTAGGATCCTCGTAGGCAGCAGCAAACTCTGACTGAATACTGAAATCACGCTTGTCCTTGCTTGTCTGTCCGGCAACTGAGATAAGGACATTCTGTTTTATTTCCAAAGCTGTCTCCAAATTAATTCCATCAAAGCCAACATCATGATCCCATCCACGGGGGTCAAGAACAGGCCTCACAAGCCACTGGTCACTTGTCACAAGGCAGCGGTATCTGTGGGACAGGAAATCTGGGTCAAAACTAGGAGGGACTGCAATATCTGGTAGCATCATGGCCTCTGGATATACCTCATTATCAGGATTATTGTCATTGGGGGAATTTTCCTCCTTGGAAAGCTTAATCTCCTTCCGCCTTTGAAACTCTTCTTTcatctgttttttcaaataaagaatCTCTCGGCAATCAAGCTCATCAAGATAGGATCTTTTCTGGGATTTTGTCAATCTCTCAAACTGGGCTTTTGTCAAAATCCGTATTGATGGTAACTGAtcatattcatcttcttcatccatGTCCGAAACAAATATTTCATCCATTTCACTCTCTGCTGCAGTTGGACTTGATAATGAGCGATGACGGAG
It contains:
- the LOC123200678 gene encoding translocase of chloroplast 90, chloroplastic isoform X3; this encodes MGPSAKIEDLQIKFLRLIQRVGHRHDGLLVAKVLYRIHLATLIRAGESDMKMVNLRTDRVRAIARDQEAAGLPELDFSIRILVLGKTGVGKSATINSVFDQIKTETGAFRPATDHIQEVVGTVSGIKVTFIDTPGFLPSSARSIRRNRKIMLSVKKFIKKSPPDIVLYFERLDLINMGYSDFPLLKLMTEAFGSAIWFNTILVMTHSSTLPDGPSGYPVSYESYVSQCTDLVQHYIHQAVSDSRIENPVLLVENHPQCRKNVRGEPILPNGQVWRSHFLLLSICTKVLGDANSLLEFQDSIELGPLNNARLPSVPHLLSSFLRHRSLSSPTAAESEMDEIFVSDMDEEDEYDQLPSIRILTKAQFERLTKSQKRSYLDELDCREILYLKKQMKEEFQRRKEIKLSKEENSPNDNNPDNEVYPEAMMLPDIAVPPSFDPDFLSHRYRCLVTSDQWLVRPVLDPRGWDHDVGFDGINLETALEIKQNVLISVAGQTSKDKRDFSIQSEFAAAYEDPKGPTYCVGLDVQSAGKDLIYTIHSNTKMRNLKQNVTDLGVSLTSFGNKYYLGTKLEDALLIGKRLKLVMNAGRMGGPGQAAYGGSFEAILRGRDYPVRNDSISLTMTALSYNKELVLGGVFQSEFRPSRGMKMSVNGNLNSRKMGQVGIKLTSSEHMEIAFIAVFAIFKGLFRRNAPKDRSTEALDRC
- the LOC123200678 gene encoding translocase of chloroplast 90, chloroplastic isoform X2, whose translation is MEDLLMKSLTTEGYGPHQSLQQVLVEDSTRSNSHNVDEKKMGPSAKIEDLQIKFLRLIQRVGHRHDGLLVAKVLYRIHLATLIRAGESDMKMVNLRTDRVRAIARDQEAAGLPELDFSIRILVLGKTGVGKSATINSVFDQIKTETGAFRPATDHIQEVVGTVSGIKVTFIDTPGFLPSSARSIRRNRKIMLSVKKFIKKSPPDIVLYFERLDLINMGYSDFPLLKLMTEAFGSAIWFNTILVMTHSSTLPDGPSGYPVSYESYVSQCTDLVQHYIHQAVSDSRIENPVLLVENHPQCRKNVRGEPILPNGQVWRSHFLLLSICTKVLGDANSLLEFQDSIELGPLNNARLPSVPHLLSSFLRHRSLSSPTAAESEMDEIFVSDMDEEDEYDQLPSIRILTKAQFERLTKSQKRSYLDELDCREILYLKKQMKEEFQRRKEIKLSKEENSPNDNNPDNEVYPEAMMLPDIAVPPSFDPDFLSHRYRCLVTSDQWLVRPVLDPRGWDHDVGFDGINLETALEIKQNVLISVAGQTSKDKRDFSIQSEFAAAYEDPKGPTYCVGLDVQSAGKDLIYTIHSNTKMRNLKQNVTDLGVSLTSFGNKYYLGTKLEDALLIGKRLKLVMNAGRMGGPGQAAYGGSFEAILRGRDYPVRNDSISLTMTALSYNKELVLGGVFQSEFRPSRGMKMSVNGNLNSRKMGQVGIKLTSSEHMEIAFIAVFAIFKGLFRRNAPKDRSTEALDRC